Proteins co-encoded in one Halococcoides cellulosivorans genomic window:
- a CDS encoding DUF7128 family protein, with protein MVERVERDDGVWYRCEACGLLFDDDGDARQHEDSCDAEEPSYIQ; from the coding sequence ATGGTCGAACGCGTCGAACGCGACGACGGCGTCTGGTATCGGTGTGAGGCCTGCGGACTGCTCTTCGACGACGACGGCGACGCCCGCCAGCACGAAGACAGCTGTGACGCCGAAGAGCCCTCGTACATCCAGTAG
- a CDS encoding DUF5796 family protein, with product MSAVDPATLPITIDDSGVEVTYDDGRTVRYRGVPQAREESVTVSAHRRVHVLATDADGETGALVYLTDRRTHHAVLEESGVGRYLPEETPQTILPGVTARREGSQLDIGADPDAVAGRVFVFVEDDRTEQSYELLAA from the coding sequence ATGAGCGCAGTCGATCCGGCGACGTTGCCGATCACCATCGACGACTCCGGCGTCGAGGTCACCTACGACGACGGACGGACCGTCCGGTATCGTGGCGTCCCCCAGGCCCGCGAGGAGAGCGTGACGGTCTCGGCCCACCGGCGAGTCCACGTGCTCGCGACCGACGCGGACGGCGAGACCGGCGCACTCGTTTACCTCACCGATCGGCGGACCCACCACGCGGTCCTCGAAGAGAGCGGCGTCGGCCGGTATCTTCCCGAGGAGACCCCCCAGACGATCCTGCCGGGCGTGACTGCCCGACGCGAGGGCTCACAGCTCGACATCGGTGCCGATCCCGACGCCGTCGCGGGTCGGGTGTTCGTCTTCGTGGAAGACGACCGCACCGAGCAGTCCTACGAACTCCTCGCCGCGTAG